Genomic segment of Dasypus novemcinctus isolate mDasNov1 chromosome 4, mDasNov1.1.hap2, whole genome shotgun sequence:
TGACGGTGGACAAGGCTTTGGGAAACCACAAATGCTGCAGAATTCTTTTTGGTGgtcatttttgttctttctggTTAGGGTTCTACGCAGCTTTACAGGCTGTGCAGAACATGCTGTATAAGTGGACCTTGGCTTTCCCAAACGATTATTTCCAAAAGTTGTTGGGACCAGTCAGCTTATGCATATGCCTAACAATACAGCAGAAATAATGACGCGACATTAAAACAGCCCTCACAAAgaggttttcattttttcactcacAAAGCAAATCAAGTTTCCTAATCAGCTACAGTGTGCCCGGAAAGCTCAGCTCCTCCTAGCCTGCAAGCCCTTGCCCTCTGCTGCCTCCTCCATCTGTTACAGGAGCCGTTTGGCTGCTTTGTCTACTTCACTCATGTTCAAAGAACTCATGGCAGGCggtggtaaccatggcaacgaaaGCCATGAATTCCTGGAAGTCACATTCGCCGTCTCCATCACTGTCCAGCGTTTCCATGACTTTATCCACAACCTCCTGCTCTTTGATTTCCTAAAAGAGATCAGAAAAATGTCTAGCTTGATTTAAATGGGATGTGGGCTATCAAAACGTGATTAAGgtcagcagacttggcccagtggttagggcgtccatctaccacatgggaggtccgcggttcaaaccccaggcctccttgacccgtgtgcagctggcccacgtgcagagctgatgtgcacaaggagtgccctgccacgcaggggtgtcccctgtgtaggggagccccacgcacaaggagtgcaccccgtaaggcacacacagagaattgacacaacaagatgacgcaacggaaggaaacacagattcctgtgccactgaggacaacagaagcggacagagaagatgcagcaaatagacacagagaacagacaaccggggtgggggcgggaaggaaggagagagacataaataaataaataaatctttaaaaaaaaaaatgtgattagaAGTACACTGGCTCCAACAATGTTTCTCAGAATAACCTaagatataaaatacaaaataccagGGAAGATTTCTTCCGTGACTTGCGAGCCAGGCAGAAGTCTCTGGGTTCTTTGCTGCTCTCTACCACCGTACTTTAGGGCCAGTGGGACCTGGGCCACTTGAAAATACTGAATGGGGCAACCAAGAAAGGAAAAGCTTCAAGGTATTGTAATTACGCTTAAAACAAAACACCTGAAAAAAGGAACACAGGCTAGATCAGCCTGAGCATATTACATGCCAAGTCTTGAAAGAAAAACTGGAATTCTGTGCCTaagtttttcatgtatttctgtgAGAAGGTCCATATAATGAAGACTTCCAGTGGATCTTAACATTGGGAAGTTTTCTTTGTCCAAATTTGTTAACTCCTTATGTTCTTTCCTGTGTTGCTTTCTAGTGCCTCAAGACTTTCCCTGACAGTCCTGCCTGACGCCAAGCGAGTTATTAAATGATGTACAAAATCTCAAGGGCTGGGCTAGAAGTGAGATGTGGGAAGAATGTGGGCACTGGACACTGAAGAGGAGCATAGTGCAAGTTGCTCAAAAGAGCAAACCTCCAGGACAAGAGAGTTGGGCCTGAAGAAGTCAAGTCTGAAGTGCGGTGGCTGCCttgaataaaaacacagaaaactgatTCCCGTGGGAGCTGGGTGGGGCCTGTGAGTATCTGCTAAAAAATGGATGGAGGATTGTGTTAATTTCAATTACATGATTGATTTGACTCCAAACTGAATTTTCTTTGAGAAAGCCGGGTCAAGAAATGTTCATGATACCTGATGCACTTACCATGAATTGTGGTTCCCATAGGCTAATCTTTCATATGTTTTTAAATCCCTAATAATAGAGGCTATTATTATCAAGTGCACctattgagcacttgagaaaCACTGTCTGATTTCATCCCCACAATAGTCCTATTTACCCAAGAAGAAACTGGGACTTTTTAGTTGTGACATCAGCAGACAGAAATGGTGGAACTAGATGACTTGGTCGGCACTGGCGCAGCTGCCATGCTCTGAACTTGAGAACCTGAGAAGGCCAGTCCCAGAGCCAGGCTTGGGCCCAGCAGGCCTGCaggccctgcccctccaccctggCAGTGCCACTCAGGGATGGAGTATCTCGTGGGGGCGAGGACGGGCTGCCGCAGCCCCCGAGCAACCCATAGACCTTGCCCCGGGCTCGTCCGTGCTGAGAGGTCGGGCTCCGGGAGCTGGGAGGGCGGCATGGCTGTGGAACAGGGCCCTGCCCTGGGATGCTGGGGGCTTCCCAGAATTAGGGCTTGTGCAGACCCCCGCGCACTGACCCCGTCCGCTGTGTCTCCTGTGTGCACGGCTCTCTAGAGGGACCCATTGGCAGGAGTCACAGCTCAGGCCTGTACCACCATCACTTCAGTCCGGCTCAAGTCACGAGTGAGGCAGCCTTGGCTTGGGCCCTCGGGGGCCGCCAGCTGCCGGTGGATGACAGTCCATGGCAAGGGTTCGAGGCTGGAGGGCAGCAGACACTGGGCGGGGGCTCATGGACCAGCGTGGAGGCAGTCTGGGTTGGGGTAAGTCCCTCAAAGTGGGTGTCTGGACGTGCTCTCACTGCGTGCCGGAGCGCAAAGCGTCCGGGGAAAGGGCAGGGCTCCTTGGGGGCTTCCTAAGTCGGAGACAAAACTCCAAGTTCCCTTCTCCAGTGTCACCTCTTGCAAGGCCCCAGCGCCTGAGGGATGCCCACGGACCGCCCTGGTGCCCTGGGACGGTGTCACCATCGTTCACCGACGTGCGCAAAGGCAGAGGGCCCGGGCGCTGGCGGTGCCCGACGTAATGCTGGGAAACGTTTGCCAAGTGTGCCCGGTGTCTCGTCACCACGGCACCTGTTGAACTTCAACTAAAGCCAAAATATATCCTAGACCCATGGACAAAAGCTTATTTCTTAACTGATTTCTCATGTTCACTATGActcataaattatttttccatccCATTCTGCCATCATCACTGTAAAACCTTAGATTTTCAGAAAAAGGTCAACATTATTTGAACCTGTATTTTTGCTTTTGAGCGCAATTTTCCCTTGACACACTTACTATATACAAGTCAGAGGACAACAAAGCAAAAACCGTGGCGTTCCTCTAGTCCAGCTTCCAAAGGAGCGCTCATTTCCACAAGTTTTCAGAAGGAACCGGCATCACCTTCAGGGCAGCTCAGATGAGAACGTCTACGAGGCTTTAtaaatagaagaatggataaactgtcCATTTAAAAAACCGGACTCACCTCTAAAAAGTGGGAAAGCTCGTTGTTGATGAGCTCCTTGAGTTCAGACTTCTTCAGCTTGTGCTTGTCGCCCTCCTTCCCGGAATACTGATGGAAAACATCGATGAGGGCCACCACTGCCTTCTCCAGCTCAGACATCCTAGGGGGCCCAAAGGAAAGACGCCGTCCCTCACGCCTTCTGCTTGTTCGTGCCCAGACCAGCTCATGTGTGGCCTGCACAGGGGAAGGCACGGGAGGCTGACCTCAGCTCCGCTTAGAGCTGGTGGGAGCGCCCGAGAGCGTCTGGGCCCTGTGGGGCTCCGCTCCCCTGTCCCAGCCCCTTCCTTCTCTGCCACAGGCCACATCATTAAGTCCCTGCTCGCTGGCTGCGGGCTAGGCTGGGCCTTTGGGGAACGAGTGGAAACTCAGAGGAGAGCAGCAGGGAAGGTTGGGTGGAAGCCCTCCTGGCAGGCCCGGCCCTCTGGCCTCGCAGGGCCCCAGGGTGAAGGGACGGCACAGAGAAGCAGAGCGTTAGCTGCCAGCTGTTAGAATTAATAAGAAAGCCGTAAGGTGACCAGTGACAGAATTAGGGcacaaaaatcaacagcattccTATATTCCATAATTAATCGGAAAATATAAGAGAAGCCTATTCATAGAGCAATGCTCACGTGTGTTATCTAAGAACAAAATTTAGCAAGAAAAATGCAAGTCCTTCCATAAGATAAGGAACATAAAAGACAGGAGCTTGATTTTCCTgagttaaaatatacatttaaatcaTCTTTAATAAAAATCTCAGTGGGGCATTTTTTGATGGGTGAGGAATATGATCAAAAACAACTGTAAAACTCAACTGGAAAGAAATCTAGTACCTGGTAGAATTGCCTCAAATTTTTTGCAAAAGAATAATAAGGGGTGCCTCAACCTACTAGAAATGAAAATGTCATATGTAGTAAGATTAAACTGCTGTGGTCCTCACACAGGAATAGAGAGAATGCAGTAGGAGGCCGAGAGCAGCCCGAGGATTTAGTTTTCATCGAAGTGCCGTTTCAAGTGATTGGGGAAATGGTGGGTTATTCACAAATGTGCCTTGGATAAGTGCGGGGATAAGTATTCTCCACAAATATCAAAGTTAGAAATGTCCCACTTTACTAACACCATATGCTTCATTTTGTGCAGACTGTGGACGGAGGAAATATCTGTACAATCCTGGGAATGTGGCACATTTTACAAAGGACACTTGTTTCCCAAATCTGAAAAACTCAGGCAGAGAAATTCACCAACTTCTGAGCCTGCATTCTAGTTATGAAATCACTCACCTTTTTCACTGTCATGATTACAACAAAATTAAATCTTATTCTAAGAAAAATCACTCCTGTGTTGAATATATCACTTCTAACCTAAAAATAAGttacaataaaatgtttaaagtcTTATTTACTTCTGATGCCTCAGAGGAAACAGCTAATTTGTCTTGGTTTGATCTTGCTATAAAAATTAGGACTCCAGCCTAGGAATGCTGTtgattttgtgtccttgtttcaccCCTACCTGCCTTTCGGCTTTCTCGTTAATCCTAAGAGCTTGGGGCGCCCTGCCCCCTGCGCCCCAGTCTCCACCCTGGAGCCTGCAAggtgggggctgctggggaggAAGAAAATTGACCCACGGGCCACAGGCGGAGGTCGTTCCGTCATGGCCTGATCACCAACGCCACTCTATTGATGTCGCTCTGCTCTGTTTTGCTCTT
This window contains:
- the S100B gene encoding protein S100-B, with protein sequence MSELEKAVVALIDVFHQYSGKEGDKHKLKKSELKELINNELSHFLEEIKEQEVVDKVMETLDSDGDGECDFQEFMAFVAMVTTACHEFFEHE